From the Thermincola ferriacetica genome, the window GGCAGCAGAAGGCTGGGGTTTTGTAAAGGTAACTGTAGGATATAAACTTAGGGATATGCAGATGAAAATTGCTTATGGACACACCCAAATGGCAGTTTCTAATCCTTCTGTATCTTATCCGTGGGGCATATCTTTTTCATGGATAACTGGTGTTAATGAAGAAGCAAGTGAAACGTTTCAATATTATTATTAAATTATTAAAATTAGTGATGGGCAGAGATTTTTCTGCCCATTACCAATTGTGCAAGTTTTTAGTAAAAAAGTAGTTCGGTAAAAAAGACAAATATATTATTTAGCTAAAAGCTCTTTGAATTGATATTATAAAATACAAAGATAAATTAAAATTTGCGGGAGGATAGAATGAGTAACAATTCATTACCAAAATTTGCAATATTATTTCTGTGCGTAATTTCATTATTGTTATTAGCGCTTGGTTACGGTATGTGGAAAAAACGGGAGCAATCGGCAGTTTATGATTATAAAATGTATATGTCCAGCCAGTGTCAAATACTTAATTTATTGCAGGCTGCTCTTGATATGAAAGACAAACATTCAGATTTTGTAGGTAGGCTGATGTTAGCTAAAGGAGAGTTTACGTATTTGGACCCAATAATCAATCATGTCTCCATGCCCAAATCGATAATAGAATTTCATGAATTGGGTAAAAATTTAGTTGATGAAATCTTGACCAAGACTTCAAAGGGTAAATTAGTTCAAAACGACATTTCAAAACTTGAAGATTACACAAAAAAACTTCGTCGAATGGTGCGCACTTTGGGCCTATTTACTGCCGAAAATGAATCGGCTTCCGATATATATAAACGTCTTGATGAGTTTGGCAGAAATCTTTAATTACTAAGATATTTTTAGCTATGTTTTCTTTAATTCCAAGCTATTCGGCGTTAACTGCGCAGGATACTTACAGCGGGTCAATCCCAAGCAGATTGAGCTTGATAAAACGTCATCCAGGCTTAATATGAAAAAGTGAAGATCCATGATTAAGCGAGCAAGAAAGAGATCTTAAGTATTCACAATAATACCAGTTCTAACACATCTGTCCGTGGGTGTACTGCGATATATCCGCAAAATCACGATACTACTAACAGTTATTGGTTGGGTAAAAGAATAGTATCATCCATTTCCAGCATAACTTCATTGCCCCTCCACAGAGAACCTTATCAGGGTGATTTCCAAGTACTCAGGGATA encodes:
- a CDS encoding N-acetylmuramoyl-L-alanine amidase, giving the protein MHNNTSSNTSVRGCTAIYPQNHDTTNSYWLGKRIVSSISSITSLPLHREPYQGDFQVLRDTQMPAKLYA